The Blastopirellula marina nucleotide sequence CCCTGGCGGCAAAGCAACCATCGCCGGCAACATCAGCAGCCAATACTTAAGCGGGCTGTTAATGGCGGCCCCCTACGCTTCCAGCCAGGTGCAACTGCAGGTCGACGGCGAATTGGTTTCGCAGCCGTACGTTCGCATGACGACCCAAATCATGCGTGACTTCGGCGTCACTCTGGAAGAGAACGATTGCCGGCGGTTCGTCATCCCTGGCGGTCAAACGTATCGCGGGTGTGAATATGCCATCGAGCCCGATGCTTCGGCCGCAAGCTACTTCTGGGGAGCAGCAGCCGTCAGTGGTGGTAAGGTCACCGTCGCAGGGCTTTCGCGCGATGCCCTGCAAGGCGATGTCGGCTTCTGCGAAGCACTCGCCCAGATGGGCTGCCAGGTCGATTACCAGACCGACAGCGTTACGGTCACCGGCGGCAAGCTCCACGGAATCAACATCGACATGGGGGAAATCAGCGACACGGTGCAAACCCTGGCTGCGGTAGCCCTGTTTGCCGATGGGCCGACCACGGTTACCGGCGTCGCGCATAACCGCCACAAAGAAACCGACCGCATCAGTGACCTGGCGTGCGAGCTTCGCAAACTGGGAGCAACCGTCGACGAACAGGAAGACGGCATGACCATCACGCCGGGCAAGCTTCAGCCGGCTCGGATTGAAACGTACAACGATCACCGCATGGCTATGAGCCTGGCCCTGGTCGGGCTACGCCAAGAGGGCGTCGTGATCCTCAACCCTGGCTGCACCAGCAAGACGTATCCTCACTACTTCGAGGACCTGGCCCAGATCTGTGCCGGCTAACGAGTGGCAAGAAACAGAAAAAGCCGCTTAAGGCGGCTAAATTAACAACTTCGACCACCAGGGCCGAAAACTCTTTCAGCAAGGAACCAACGCTCTAGTTGGTTCCAAACATGCTTGGAAAATGCGTGCCTGCAAGGCCCTTACCGAGGAAGGCATCGGCCTTGTGCAGGGCATCATCCACGGGGTTAATCGGCGGAGCACCGGCCATATCGGGATCGTGCGAAATGAATCCGGCACCGCAATGTTGGCAGGATACCTCAAGGCCAAGATACTCGACCTTGACCTGCAGCTTTCGGCCACATGTAGGGCAGGGTTGGACGAAGTACGTGACTTTACACACGACGGCATCTCCTACTACCGCAACTGCTGAAAAGTGCCACCGAGAGACGACTTGCTCGGCAACGTTCCAGCAGTATAGGAAAACGGTGACGGAAATCAATCGAAAAAAAGGACCTACGGTATATCAACACCACTTTATGGCCATTACTAGGGGACTTAATCCCAAATTACGGCCATCCATCTCTTTCGCCGTATTCGCTCCAAATTGACCAGATTCAGCTGATATCTCGGGCATTAAGGGATTTTCACCCATTTTAGAGGGGTTTGTCAACGATCACGGAGGTGTGATCTATCCTTCTTAAGAGTGGGCAGAAAAAGTTCATCGCGTGAGAAATAAGTTGCCGAAAATGTGCAAGGAAATCGGGGGAATGGGTCATGCACTGGCTAAACAATAGCCGCACTCAACGCGTCATCGTGCCTGCGTTGGGCGTTTGGCTCGCCTGCTGCGCTTCGCTGTTTGCCGAGCCCATTCGTCCTGAGTTCGAAACCCTCGAGCAAATCGTCCAGCAATACTTCTATCATGCTCGACCTCGTCACAAGCCAATGCTGCTGACCCAAAGTCAGGTTGTTGCCTTGCTGGAGTCGCTTCAGGGAATGCGGATCTACATTCCCGGCCGAACTCAAATCGTTCGCAGCTTTCCTCACGATCGCGAGTTCTTCAGCCGTTTCGTTCTGGAAGAACTAGCCCAAGAGCCTGCTATCGAATTCCCTGACGATCCGACCTTCCTGTTCCAGCGAATCGATGCCATGTGCACTTCACGCCAGTCGATCGTTCAATTGACGCGGTTGGCCAGCCAAGGCAAAAGCTTCTCGGCAACTTGGATTTCGGACGCCCCCCTGCTTCCTTCCCTGGAATCGCGGCTGCTGAAAGATCTGCTCGCAGAGCATGGCGTAGAAAACGCCGCCCAGGCCAAGCCTAGACGGCGCAATTATACGATCGAGCATTTGCTGGAAGCATTGGAAAGCGCTTACTTACCAGCATCTGAAACGGCGACCACCGTCACGTCATTTGACGCGGTGGGCCGATAGAATCTGCACCGGTTCTCGCGGTAGATTGACGAACCCGTCACTCGACTGGACTTCGACGGCCGAAATCGCATCGACGACGTCCATCCCTTCGATCACCTCGCCAAACACACAATAGCCAAAGCTGCTGGAATCGTCGGTCCCAATGTGATCGAACGATGTGTTATCGGCGCAGTTGATAAAGAACTGGCACGTCGAACTGTGGATGAAGCTGGGATCTCGCGACATGGCGATCGTGCCCCGCTTATTCTTCAAGCCGTTCATGGCCTCGTTCTGAATCTCGCTCTTAGTTTCACGAGGATTCATACCGCTGTCGAACAACCCGCCCAGGATCATTCCCTTGGGCTGCACGTAGTGAAAGATCGTACCGTTGTAATGATCGGTCGAAATGTAGTTGGTCAGAAAATTGTCGACCGTCGCCGGAGCCTTCTTGGCATCCAACTTCAGATGAATTTCCCCTTTGGTTGTCGTCAGAATGACTTCAGGGAACTCTTCACCACGAAAGTCGGAACCCTTTCCTGGCTTGCCGACCACGTCGGTCGAGACGGTCTGTGACGCTGCGTCTGCGCTGCCAGGGTCGTTGATACTAACCGCCGGTGGATTGGCCGCATCCGACGATCCACAGCCAGCGGTAAGCAAGCCAACACAAATAGCAAAACCGAGTACAGCTAACGATGATGATAGGTGCGGGAACTTCATCAAGCACGCCTCCCTGCGTTACGCCTGAGGGTGAAGTGAACGGGTCAGGTTCGGGTCAGAATTAGTCGAAGTATTTTCGGGATTTCGAGAAATCATGCAACATGAGTTTTGCTATCGGGGCGATTACTCCATCCACCCCAAATAACCCAAGTACGTGTACATCCAAGGATGAATCCACGGATTAAGCGCCGAATAGCTGGCCGATATCGCTGAAAACAACAACAGTACCGCAAACAGCAACTGCCCCCAGCGAGCATTCTTCCAGCGATCCAATACCGGAATCATGGCGGTTAACCATAGGGGAATCAGCCAGAAAGCCCAGCGAAAGCCAGAGGTCATTCCGCCGTAGTTACGATCTTTCAGCGGTCGGAAGATATAGAACAACACACAGACCAGCGTCAGCACAATGATGAACACGGCAACCTGTCGCAGGCTCCCCTTCTCCGATAGCCACAGCCCCAGCCCTATTAAAGAAAGGAACCACACCGGCGTGAGTGACAATATCCCGTGATGTCCGAGTGTCACATGAAACGCGTACAGGCCGATCGACTTCTCTCCCTTGTCGACCCCCTTCTTCACGCCAGGCTTCCAATAGCTGGTGTCGTAGTCGTACCAGTTGTCCCAGTCGCGAACTTCGATGTTGCTGTCGGTGCGCTGCACGGCATAGCGGCGGTCGATCCCCGTGTCGAGAACCACCCACCGGTTGCCCGTCTCACGGGTAATGATCTCGGCCTGATCGCTCAGCTGAATCTCGTGCCTGGCAAGCACCTCTTTCAGTTCGGCAGGCACCTCGTTCTTATCCAGTGCGCCATGCATCTTGGTTTCTAGTGTTCCCAGCACCTCGCCATCGGCGCGATGGGCATACGGCGGTCGCCACGATTGATGGGCGATGTAGTTCGTCACCAGCGACGCCCCTAAGATCACCGCTGCGGCTGGCACTCCGTATAGAAGCGTTCCGACAGGTCGCTTGATCAGCATCGCCAGTCCCAGCAGACCAAAGAAGCTGAACGCCGGCAGATCGTTCACTGCCGCACAGGCCGCAAAGAAACCAGCCCCCAGCAAGTAACGCGCGTCGCCGCGATCGTCGCACCAGACGCGCAAACCGCAGAACATCGCAATCGCTACACTCATCGCAGCCAGGCTGTGGTTGTTGATCGTGACAGCGTACGTCGTCAGAAACGTACCAAATGCAACCGTCGCCACGATACCAAGCCGGGCAAAATCCGACTTCGCGTAACGTTCGACAATCCAGATCGTCGCCCACAGCAGCCCCAATAGAAACAGCCCATTGGTCGCAATCAATATCGCGCGACCGACGTAATAAGGGTGCTCGGAGATCTCCATGCCGATCGTATTCTTGATCAGCCAATATTCGCCAGCCAGTACACAGGCCATCAGTGGCGGTTTGCTGCTGTAGTAGTGGTACTTTCCATCCGGGCCGATGTGATACACCTTATCGATCGAATCCCAGTAGCGGTCCTTGATCACCTCGTCGATGGCAAACGTCTGGTGATCGACCAGCGAACGGACCGTCGCCCAGCGGCTGCGATCGTTCGCACTGAGAAACGGATGCCGGTTGTGTTCGGCCGTCACGGCGAAGATGCGACCCACGGCATTGCCCAGGCACACCGCGATCAACAGCCAATATACGGCCCAGCGCAAACGATCGGCGTCGGTCCACGTGTTGTCGGACTTGCGGGGAACTCTAGCTGGCTTCGTCACGCACGCCTACCTTTTGCGAGATGAAGTACGACTTGGTCTGCGGAGCAATTGCCGAACGAATGATTTCAGCCAACAAGCCCACCGTGACAAACTGCGTCCCCAGCAGCAGCGAGACGATCGAGTAGTAGAAGATGGCCCGCTTGTGTAGTTCGATCGGTTCTTCCGCACCCAGCAGCCGATCGATCACCCACCATCCCGAAAGCCCAAACAGCCCCAGGAAACCGAGTGCGAAGAACAAAAGGCCAATCCCACCCAACAGATGCTGCGGCCGCTGCCCGTAACCAGTAATGAACGCGACGGTCGTCAGGTCGAGGAATCCTTTCAGGAACCGGCGCACCCCGTACTTCGAATGGCCGAACTGCCGGGCTCGGTGATTGATCACGATCTCGCCGACCTTCCAACCATGGGCCGCGGCCAGCACCGGCACAAATCGATGCAGCTCGCCGTACAAGCGGACTTCGTCGAAGATCTCGCCGCGGTAACACTTCATACCGCAGTTATGATCGTGCAGCTTCACGCCAGTCAGCGTACTGACCATCCAGTTGAATACCCGCGACGGCCCAACCTTATGCCAGGGATCGTGCCGTACTTGCTTCCAGCCGCTAACCACGTCGTAGCCGGCGTCTAGTTGTTCCAGAAAGCGGGGAATCTCGTGCGGATCGTCCTGCAGATCCGCATCCATCGTGATGATCACGTCCCCTTGGGCTTCCTGAAAACCAGCATCCAGGCCGGCCGCTTTGCCAAAGTTACGGCGAAACTTGAGCCCGCGAATACGCGAGTCTTTCTCGACCAGCTTCGTGACCACGTTCCACGACTCGTCCTTCGAACCGTCGTCGATGAAGATGATCTCAACATCGTAGTTGTGGGCCGTAACGACTTCGCAAATCTCTTCGTGCAGTTTGTCGAGACTCTCGTCTTCGTTATAGACAGGGATCACCAGGGAGAGCTTCATTTGCTTCACTTCTCACGCATACTCGTTATGCAGGATTTTGGGCAGGATCGGTGGTCGAGCTCTCTTCGGAAGAAGGAGACTCCGAAGTCGCATCGTCCGTGGCAGGGGCGGAGGCGGGAATTCCATATAGGATAATTGCCAACGCCACTTCTGCCAAAAGCCACGAAACCCGCAACAACACAGCCGACACCACCGCGACCACCGGACCGAAGACCGGGGCCATCATTTCCATAATCACATATTCACGAACCCCCATCCCACCGGGAATGGGTGTCACAAAGCCCACGACCATCGCCAGGCAGACGGTCGCGGCCAACAGGGGGAACATCGTTAAACCGCCCGCCATGTGGGCATCGGCGTCGGGAATGCTGGTCATCGTGGCAAACATACTGCCTCCCAGCAGGGTCCAGCCCACGATATTCGCTCCCCAGCCCCAGGCCATCGTCGGGTAATTCAGCCCGGCCAGTTTCTCTTCGATCTCGGGATTGATGCGCGAGACCTTCAAGAAGAGGACCACCGCGCGAAACACCGGCGGCAATGTCACGAAGCTGGCGGCCAGGCCAATTCCGACCGCCGTCCACAGGAGTAACTGCTGATGGGAAAACCAGATGGCAATTAATATCGCGCCGTAAACCGCCCCGACCGCAACCATGGTCAGCGTTTC carries:
- a CDS encoding glycosyltransferase family 2 protein, whose protein sequence is MKLSLVIPVYNEDESLDKLHEEICEVVTAHNYDVEIIFIDDGSKDESWNVVTKLVEKDSRIRGLKFRRNFGKAAGLDAGFQEAQGDVIITMDADLQDDPHEIPRFLEQLDAGYDVVSGWKQVRHDPWHKVGPSRVFNWMVSTLTGVKLHDHNCGMKCYRGEIFDEVRLYGELHRFVPVLAAAHGWKVGEIVINHRARQFGHSKYGVRRFLKGFLDLTTVAFITGYGQRPQHLLGGIGLLFFALGFLGLFGLSGWWVIDRLLGAEEPIELHKRAIFYYSIVSLLLGTQFVTVGLLAEIIRSAIAPQTKSYFISQKVGVRDEAS
- the aroA gene encoding 3-phosphoshikimate 1-carboxyvinyltransferase codes for the protein MVAEIAITPCGPVTGSIRPPGSKSLTNRALIIAALAEGQSILTGALESEDTEVMIDSLRRIGVAIAHDPASHTLTVEGNGGKFRGDNTEMFIANSGTSMRFLTALATLGTGTFRLDGIARMRERPIGDLIEALKQLGANIRTEFDNACPPVLVDAHGLPGGKATIAGNISSQYLSGLLMAAPYASSQVQLQVDGELVSQPYVRMTTQIMRDFGVTLEENDCRRFVIPGGQTYRGCEYAIEPDASAASYFWGAAAVSGGKVTVAGLSRDALQGDVGFCEALAQMGCQVDYQTDSVTVTGGKLHGINIDMGEISDTVQTLAAVALFADGPTTVTGVAHNRHKETDRISDLACELRKLGATVDEQEDGMTITPGKLQPARIETYNDHRMAMSLALVGLRQEGVVILNPGCTSKTYPHYFEDLAQICAG
- a CDS encoding peptidylprolyl isomerase; this encodes MKFPHLSSSLAVLGFAICVGLLTAGCGSSDAANPPAVSINDPGSADAASQTVSTDVVGKPGKGSDFRGEEFPEVILTTTKGEIHLKLDAKKAPATVDNFLTNYISTDHYNGTIFHYVQPKGMILGGLFDSGMNPRETKSEIQNEAMNGLKNKRGTIAMSRDPSFIHSSTCQFFINCADNTSFDHIGTDDSSSFGYCVFGEVIEGMDVVDAISAVEVQSSDGFVNLPREPVQILSAHRVK
- a CDS encoding YbhN family protein produces the protein MNAIQLIVMVLVAWGIWRNIEKAIAQVQQQNFSFEELRWPWIVLAGSLYLLGTLPMGLFWYRLMKAMKQEPRLYSAVRAYFIGHLGKYVPGKALVVVLRTSLVQGNHLQRSVVATAVFAETLTMVAVGAVYGAILIAIWFSHQQLLLWTAVGIGLAASFVTLPPVFRAVVLFLKVSRINPEIEEKLAGLNYPTMAWGWGANIVGWTLLGGSMFATMTSIPDADAHMAGGLTMFPLLAATVCLAMVVGFVTPIPGGMGVREYVIMEMMAPVFGPVVAVVSAVLLRVSWLLAEVALAIILYGIPASAPATDDATSESPSSEESSTTDPAQNPA